Proteins co-encoded in one Bacillus paramycoides genomic window:
- a CDS encoding YfzA family protein, whose amino-acid sequence MEHELNKAQPIWKRTWFRYLGAFIIVQLLFITCEITGWAPNFKPSGEFLNRILQSEFFMEWFTPYEIPQFNVFTAFFAITLLPYALIGAMKDFTTRKNINN is encoded by the coding sequence ATGGAACATGAATTAAATAAAGCGCAGCCGATTTGGAAACGGACATGGTTTCGCTATCTAGGGGCATTTATAATTGTTCAATTACTATTTATTACTTGTGAGATTACAGGATGGGCACCAAATTTTAAGCCAAGTGGAGAGTTTTTAAATAGAATTTTACAGTCTGAATTTTTCATGGAATGGTTCACTCCATATGAAATTCCTCAATTTAATGTGTTTACTGCATTTTTTGCGATTACATTGTTACCATACGCATTAATAGGTGCAATGAAAGATTTTACAACAAGGAAAAATATAAATAATTAA
- a CDS encoding YndM family protein, whose product MNDFTVVLIKFISCIIAFSIGLALFFPATFVQIISFSLFVTIVSYIFVDKIILNRIGNTGAIMSDFLLTYLSVWIFGNILLDNYMQIAWGSILSAIVFTLSEVIVHRFSNSRTRHHNDNIHINRRFAYGTEFAEEQNILDKDKKK is encoded by the coding sequence TTGAATGATTTCACAGTAGTGCTTATCAAATTTATTTCGTGTATTATCGCATTCAGTATTGGACTCGCTTTATTTTTCCCTGCAACGTTCGTCCAAATTATTTCTTTCAGTCTTTTTGTAACAATCGTATCTTACATATTCGTTGATAAAATTATTTTGAATCGAATTGGCAATACTGGTGCCATTATGTCGGATTTCTTACTAACATATTTAAGTGTATGGATTTTCGGTAATATTTTATTAGACAACTATATGCAAATTGCATGGGGAAGCATCCTTTCTGCGATCGTCTTCACATTATCTGAAGTAATCGTCCATCGCTTCTCTAACTCCCGCACAAGACACCACAACGATAATATTCATATTAATCGCCGCTTTGCATATGGCACGGAATTTGCTGAAGAACAGAATATATTGGATAAAGATAAGAAGAAGTAA
- the entB gene encoding cell wall-binding protein EntB — protein MKKIIGAATATVFGMGAFTTVATAETIVTADVLNVREKPTTESKVVKKVKEGEKLKVTHTEEGWSKIDLNGKEVFVSAEFTKDVYYVTANLLNVRSDASTESEILGRLKTNDVIESTHQVKDGWLQFEYKGKTAYVNVSFLSSTAPVEKTAKEKTKQVAKVHKTAKAKDEVKAQKIAKPKEEAKVQEVTKPKEETKVQEVVKPKEEAKVQEVVKPKEETKVQEVVKPKEETKVQEVVKPKEETKVQEVAKPKEEVKVQEVVKPKEETKVQEVVKPKEETKVQEVVKPKEDVKAQEEAKAKEEAEAREIAKAKEEEKAREIAKAKEEEKAREIAKAKEEEKAREIAKAKEEEKAREITKAKEEEKAREIAKAKEEEKAREIAKAKEEAKVKEESKNNIQSAKRELTVVATAYTADPSENGTYGGRVLTAMGHDLTANPNMRIIAVDPKVIPLGSKVWVEGYGEAIAGDTGSAIKGNRIDVLMGSKSKAMNWGRQTVKVKIL, from the coding sequence ATGAAAAAAATAATTGGCGCAGCTACAGCAACAGTTTTTGGGATGGGGGCTTTTACCACAGTTGCTACCGCAGAAACAATCGTAACAGCAGATGTACTCAACGTACGTGAAAAACCGACTACGGAATCAAAAGTTGTCAAAAAAGTAAAAGAAGGAGAAAAGTTAAAGGTTACACATACGGAAGAAGGATGGTCCAAAATTGATTTAAATGGTAAAGAAGTCTTTGTAAGTGCGGAGTTTACAAAAGATGTGTATTATGTAACAGCGAATTTGTTAAATGTCCGTTCTGATGCAAGTACAGAATCAGAAATACTTGGCAGACTAAAAACAAATGATGTAATTGAATCAACGCATCAAGTAAAAGACGGTTGGTTACAATTTGAGTATAAAGGAAAAACAGCTTATGTTAATGTTTCTTTCCTATCAAGTACAGCACCAGTTGAAAAAACAGCTAAAGAGAAAACGAAGCAAGTAGCGAAAGTACACAAAACAGCTAAAGCTAAGGATGAAGTTAAAGCACAAAAGATAGCAAAGCCTAAGGAAGAAGCGAAAGTACAAGAAGTAACAAAGCCTAAGGAAGAAACGAAAGTACAAGAAGTAGTAAAGCCTAAGGAAGAAGCGAAAGTACAAGAAGTAGTAAAGCCTAAGGAAGAAACGAAAGTACAAGAAGTAGTAAAGCCTAAGGAAGAAACGAAGGTACAAGAAGTAGTAAAGCCTAAGGAAGAAACGAAGGTACAAGAAGTAGCAAAGCCTAAGGAAGAAGTGAAAGTACAAGAAGTAGTAAAACCTAAGGAAGAAACGAAGGTACAAGAAGTAGTAAAGCCTAAGGAAGAAACGAAAGTACAAGAAGTAGTAAAGCCTAAAGAAGACGTGAAAGCCCAAGAAGAAGCAAAAGCTAAGGAAGAGGCCGAAGCAAGAGAAATAGCAAAGGCTAAAGAAGAAGAGAAAGCAAGAGAGATAGCAAAGGCTAAAGAAGAAGAGAAAGCAAGAGAAATAGCAAAGGCTAAAGAAGAAGAGAAAGCAAGAGAAATAGCAAAGGCTAAAGAAGAAGAGAAAGCAAGAGAGATAACAAAAGCTAAAGAAGAAGAGAAAGCAAGAGAAATAGCAAAAGCTAAGGAAGAAGAGAAAGCAAGAGAAATAGCAAAGGCTAAGGAAGAAGCAAAAGTAAAAGAAGAGTCTAAAAATAACATACAGTCTGCTAAACGTGAATTAACGGTAGTAGCGACAGCATATACAGCGGATCCAAGTGAGAATGGTACTTATGGTGGACGCGTTTTAACTGCGATGGGGCATGATTTAACGGCTAATCCGAATATGAGAATTATTGCAGTTGATCCGAAAGTAATCCCATTAGGATCTAAAGTTTGGGTAGAAGGTTATGGAGAAGCTATCGCTGGTGATACTGGAAGCGCCATTAAAGGAAATCGTATTGATGTTTTAATGGGTTCAAAAAGTAAAGCTATGAATTGGGGAAGACAAACTGTTAAAGTTAAAATTCTTTAA
- a CDS encoding glycosyltransferase, protein MKETNESSGKDLKKDIKFSIIIPAHNEEKYIGKCLDSVSKAAEAYKNQTEVIVVLNRCTDKTEEIAKGYNCITLKNDDKNLSKIRNAGAAIATGEIIITIDADTQMTESFLSNVDKYLVSGKYIGGGVTGKFERISLGIFVSALLIIIPLFFKYGAISVGIFWCYRKDFMAINGFNENMLMAEDADFAKRLKEWGKQQNKKFGTIKNGMITSCRRFDTYGDWTLVKNPKIILAYLKGNDKKYADKTYYDNQER, encoded by the coding sequence ATGAAAGAAACGAATGAATCTTCTGGAAAAGATTTAAAGAAAGATATAAAGTTTTCTATTATAATCCCTGCGCATAATGAAGAAAAGTACATTGGAAAATGTTTAGATTCCGTTTCAAAGGCAGCGGAAGCATATAAAAATCAAACTGAAGTCATAGTGGTTTTAAATCGTTGTACAGATAAAACAGAAGAAATAGCAAAGGGGTATAACTGTATTACATTAAAAAATGACGATAAAAATTTATCAAAAATCCGAAATGCAGGAGCCGCGATAGCTACTGGAGAAATAATCATTACTATAGATGCTGATACGCAAATGACAGAGTCTTTTTTGTCTAACGTAGACAAATATTTAGTTTCAGGTAAATATATTGGCGGTGGGGTAACTGGTAAGTTTGAAAGAATATCTTTAGGAATATTTGTTTCCGCATTGTTAATAATAATTCCATTATTTTTTAAGTACGGGGCTATATCTGTCGGTATTTTTTGGTGCTATAGAAAAGATTTTATGGCGATTAATGGATTTAATGAAAATATGCTTATGGCAGAAGATGCAGATTTTGCAAAACGTTTAAAAGAATGGGGAAAACAACAAAATAAGAAGTTCGGTACAATAAAAAATGGAATGATAACTTCGTGCAGAAGATTTGATACATATGGAGATTGGACTTTAGTTAAAAATCCAAAAATAATCTTAGCGTATTTAAAAGGAAATGATAAAAAATATGCAGATAAAACATATTATGATAATCAAGAAAGATAA
- the hisC gene encoding histidinol-phosphate transaminase produces MQVKDQLSSLQPYKPGKSPEQMKEVYGDHSFVKLASNENPFGCSPRVLDELQTSWLEHALYPDGGATTLRQTIANKLYVQMEQVLCGSGLDEVIQIISRAVLKVGDNIVTAGATFPQYRHHAIIEGCEVKEIPLNNGVYDLDEISSAVNNNTKIVWICNPNNPTGTYVNDRKLNQFIEGISENTLIVIDEAYYEYVTAKDFPETLSLLEKHKNILVLRTFSKAYGLASFRVGYAIGQEELIEQLNVVRLPFNISSLAQKAATIAFDDDEFIEEIVRVNTEGLQQYESFCKENEIPFYSSQTNFIFLPVENAGEIYEACAHAGFIIRPFPNGVRITVGTREQNEGVISVLQQHFENKKRKSRDEGNA; encoded by the coding sequence ATGCAAGTAAAAGATCAACTCTCATCATTACAACCATATAAACCAGGTAAATCACCTGAACAAATGAAAGAAGTGTATGGAGATCATTCATTTGTGAAACTAGCATCGAATGAAAATCCATTCGGCTGTTCACCACGTGTTTTAGATGAGTTGCAAACATCGTGGTTGGAACATGCTTTATATCCTGACGGAGGTGCTACAACGCTCCGTCAAACAATTGCAAATAAGTTATATGTACAAATGGAACAAGTACTTTGCGGTAGTGGTTTAGATGAAGTCATTCAAATCATAAGTCGTGCAGTACTTAAAGTAGGAGATAACATCGTGACGGCTGGTGCAACATTCCCGCAGTACCGTCATCATGCGATTATTGAAGGTTGTGAAGTGAAAGAAATTCCTTTAAATAACGGTGTATACGATTTAGACGAAATTTCGTCAGCGGTAAATAATAATACGAAAATCGTATGGATTTGTAATCCGAACAACCCGACAGGCACATATGTAAATGATCGAAAATTGAATCAATTTATTGAAGGTATTAGTGAGAATACGTTAATTGTCATTGATGAAGCGTACTATGAATACGTAACAGCAAAAGATTTTCCAGAGACATTATCACTTTTAGAAAAACATAAAAATATTCTTGTACTAAGAACATTTTCTAAAGCATACGGATTAGCTTCTTTTCGCGTTGGATATGCGATTGGACAGGAAGAACTAATCGAGCAATTAAATGTCGTACGTTTGCCATTTAACATATCTTCATTAGCGCAAAAAGCAGCAACGATTGCTTTTGATGATGATGAGTTTATTGAGGAAATAGTTCGTGTAAATACAGAGGGATTACAACAATACGAAAGCTTTTGTAAGGAAAATGAAATTCCATTTTATTCATCACAAACAAATTTCATCTTCTTGCCAGTTGAGAATGCAGGAGAGATTTATGAAGCTTGTGCACATGCAGGATTTATTATTCGTCCGTTCCCGAATGGTGTCCGTATTACAGTCGGAACAAGGGAGCAAAATGAAGGAGTGATTTCAGTGTTACAACAACACTTTGAAAATAAAAAAAGAAAGTCTCGAGATGAGGGAAATGCGTAA
- a CDS encoding DUF4020 domain-containing protein — protein MWITSEVEIPDELIDHLEQGKLVLFVGAGVSMKGKSNLPNFDDLVDEIAKTLYVEKREITEPHDYYLGKIAKTKDVHQVARDLVHTEKSKPNPLHYAIPRLFPLDTEVRIVTTNFDRHFTTAMKEMNRELNVYYAPALPTGRAFKGLAYIHGNIEQEKEALILTDGDFGRAYLTEGWARRFLVDLFSNYTVLFVGYSHNDPVMKYLATGLPPSTRRYAFVAQGDNTYHWEHLGIRPIVYPNKGNNHQSLVKAVKRWAELMGDNYITKRMRIRDIVTVPPSVEQEQLSYIKQSIKKIETVRYFVEFAHDYEWVEWLEAEGKLQNLFLVTSNYNEVDELLAEWLVEQFLFSHQKELFQLIFKNQSKLSPLLWRTICSYLSETKIEMDPLLFARWALLLLETAEKDSKSIEIISCLLQKCSFPEHKEIALLLLTFILDGKLKLKRERKWGNDTQESIELEESSRLSVSTFAYVEQIWNEKMKPHISYYAVPIMMMGIEKMRMLSLRQTALKKKDKENVEKEVQQNDLAFLIQIVKECLVYLCENNEKKANYYITEMIEANSILQNRIAIDAMNKNIFVSADDKMKWLLQEGLLLDVTYKQEVFQLIKNHFALSLEKTKEEVIRIVLKDLAEERAFDVCLVLDLLFTCDSNSPSTAKGYELMRQKHPHFHSDRFSVQKKETTEQSITCNITADGLLQLKDEEIMKQVRQFSQDGIFEQRHFLEMLSKACKLNTEWSISFAYQLVGMHEISNEVWFVCIREWRNNRGLTNEQIQKVVPLLQKFVRNTAFHWLISSFLYEISNRLEELEENSIRNVKRFAFAVFPQVMKSGTDFKLGKQDFYNESIQHPVGKMTAVLLKLLSYDHLYDRNVYEYLFLFEEQVRVSSERTNFMLARLVADITFLYHIEKQWCRKYLLPYLDLKKENEITKYAWAGLCYTQINLPLFTEMKRFIQYAVEHLEVLHPHTREAFLKWLSFVFIKCVLYWEQKTDWLYPLLIRENEENKIKFMQFLCYYIKTLSAKEQQKFWTAWLSIFLRERPKMGEITAREYVMLLRIILFMDEIVERGLSIICKSFSYVSGKGNQMELKQLFNEILKKTESIKMYKELYANVFFTLLQTLQEADLLETEILQIKEVLIRFGAEKCVLNAIDNEIIRIGIVMENLQEEM, from the coding sequence ATGTGGATTACTTCAGAAGTAGAAATTCCAGATGAGTTAATTGATCATCTTGAACAAGGGAAGTTAGTATTATTTGTTGGAGCGGGAGTTTCTATGAAAGGGAAATCTAACTTACCGAATTTTGATGATTTAGTTGATGAAATTGCAAAAACGTTATATGTCGAAAAACGTGAAATAACTGAACCTCATGATTATTATCTTGGTAAAATTGCGAAAACAAAAGATGTGCATCAAGTTGCGAGAGATTTAGTTCATACTGAAAAGTCAAAGCCGAACCCGCTTCATTATGCGATTCCGAGGTTGTTTCCTTTAGATACAGAAGTCCGCATTGTAACAACAAATTTTGATCGACATTTTACAACTGCGATGAAAGAAATGAATAGAGAATTAAATGTATATTACGCACCTGCGTTACCTACAGGGAGAGCGTTTAAAGGGCTTGCTTACATACATGGCAATATAGAACAAGAGAAAGAAGCTTTAATTTTAACAGATGGTGATTTTGGAAGGGCTTACTTGACGGAAGGATGGGCAAGAAGGTTTTTAGTTGATTTATTCTCGAATTATACTGTTTTATTCGTTGGATATAGTCATAATGACCCAGTAATGAAATATTTAGCGACTGGATTACCACCAAGTACAAGGCGTTATGCTTTTGTTGCACAAGGGGATAATACGTACCACTGGGAGCATTTAGGAATACGGCCGATTGTATATCCGAATAAAGGTAATAATCATCAATCTCTCGTTAAAGCAGTGAAGCGATGGGCAGAATTAATGGGGGATAATTATATTACAAAACGAATGCGCATTCGTGACATAGTAACAGTTCCACCTTCAGTAGAGCAGGAACAATTATCATACATAAAACAATCCATAAAAAAAATTGAAACAGTTCGCTACTTTGTTGAATTTGCTCATGATTATGAATGGGTGGAATGGCTTGAAGCAGAAGGGAAATTACAAAATTTATTTTTAGTTACATCAAACTATAATGAGGTAGATGAACTACTTGCAGAATGGTTAGTGGAACAATTTCTTTTTAGTCATCAAAAAGAATTATTTCAATTAATTTTTAAAAATCAATCTAAACTATCTCCGTTATTATGGAGAACAATTTGTAGTTACTTAAGTGAGACGAAAATTGAGATGGACCCATTATTGTTCGCAAGATGGGCACTTCTTTTATTAGAAACAGCTGAAAAAGATAGTAAATCAATCGAAATAATTTCTTGCTTACTGCAAAAATGTTCTTTTCCTGAGCATAAAGAAATTGCTTTATTGTTACTAACGTTTATTTTGGACGGAAAGCTTAAGTTGAAGCGAGAGAGGAAATGGGGAAATGATACGCAAGAATCAATAGAGCTCGAGGAATCGAGTCGATTATCAGTGTCTACATTTGCTTATGTGGAGCAAATTTGGAATGAGAAAATGAAGCCGCATATTTCCTATTACGCCGTTCCAATTATGATGATGGGAATAGAGAAGATGCGAATGTTATCACTAAGACAAACGGCACTGAAAAAAAAAGATAAGGAGAATGTAGAAAAAGAGGTTCAGCAAAATGATCTTGCGTTTTTAATTCAAATTGTAAAAGAGTGTTTAGTCTATTTATGTGAAAACAATGAGAAAAAAGCTAATTATTATATTACAGAAATGATAGAAGCAAACAGCATACTTCAAAATCGAATTGCAATTGATGCGATGAATAAAAATATATTTGTTAGCGCCGATGACAAAATGAAATGGTTGTTACAAGAAGGACTTCTTTTAGATGTCACGTATAAACAAGAAGTTTTTCAACTTATAAAAAATCATTTCGCACTCTCTTTAGAAAAAACAAAGGAAGAAGTCATTCGAATTGTATTGAAGGACCTTGCGGAGGAGAGGGCATTTGATGTTTGTTTAGTGTTAGATTTGTTATTCACTTGTGATTCGAATAGTCCATCTACTGCAAAAGGTTATGAGTTAATGAGGCAAAAACATCCTCACTTTCATTCTGATCGATTCAGTGTACAAAAAAAAGAGACGACAGAACAAAGTATTACTTGTAATATAACAGCTGATGGATTATTGCAGTTGAAAGATGAAGAAATTATGAAACAAGTTCGTCAATTTTCTCAAGATGGTATTTTTGAACAACGCCATTTTTTAGAGATGTTATCGAAAGCATGTAAATTGAATACAGAATGGAGTATTTCTTTTGCTTATCAATTAGTTGGTATGCACGAAATAAGTAATGAAGTATGGTTTGTTTGTATTAGAGAGTGGAGAAATAACAGAGGACTGACAAATGAACAAATCCAAAAAGTTGTTCCGTTATTGCAGAAATTTGTTAGAAATACTGCTTTTCATTGGTTAATTAGTAGTTTTCTATATGAAATTAGTAATCGGTTAGAAGAGTTAGAGGAGAATAGTATACGCAACGTGAAACGATTTGCTTTTGCGGTATTTCCTCAAGTAATGAAAAGTGGTACAGATTTTAAGCTTGGAAAACAAGATTTTTACAATGAATCAATCCAGCATCCCGTTGGAAAAATGACAGCTGTATTATTAAAACTGTTATCATATGATCATTTATACGATCGTAACGTGTATGAATACTTATTTTTATTTGAGGAACAAGTAAGAGTTAGTTCAGAACGGACAAATTTTATGTTAGCTCGTTTAGTAGCAGATATTACATTTCTTTATCATATTGAGAAACAATGGTGCCGAAAATATTTGTTACCGTACTTAGATTTAAAGAAGGAAAACGAGATTACGAAATATGCATGGGCAGGCTTATGTTACACGCAAATCAATTTACCTTTATTTACAGAAATGAAGCGATTTATTCAGTATGCGGTAGAACATTTGGAAGTATTACATCCGCATACGAGGGAAGCATTCTTGAAATGGCTCAGTTTTGTATTTATTAAATGTGTACTGTATTGGGAACAAAAAACCGATTGGTTATATCCGTTGCTTATACGAGAAAATGAAGAAAATAAAATTAAATTTATGCAGTTTTTATGCTATTACATCAAAACGTTAAGTGCAAAAGAACAACAAAAATTTTGGACAGCTTGGCTTAGTATATTTTTACGAGAACGACCGAAAATGGGTGAAATTACAGCTAGAGAATATGTAATGCTTTTACGTATTATTTTATTTATGGATGAAATAGTAGAAAGAGGATTATCGATAATATGTAAATCGTTTTCGTACGTGAGTGGAAAAGGGAATCAAATGGAGTTAAAACAGTTATTTAATGAAATACTTAAAAAGACAGAGAGTATAAAAATGTATAAAGAATTGTATGCAAACGTATTTTTCACTTTACTGCAAACGCTTCAGGAAGCTGATTTACTAGAAACGGAAATCCTTCAAATAAAAGAAGTATTAATCCGGTTTGGAGCCGAAAAATGTGTATTAAATGCAATAGATAATGAGATAATTCGCATCGGAATTGTTATGGAGAATTTACAAGAAGAAATGTAG
- the aroC gene encoding chorismate synthase, with protein sequence MRYITAGESHGPQLTVILEGVPAGLTLTAEHINKELLRRQKGHGRGRRMQIETDTVEIVSGVRHGMTLGSPITLIVKNDDFKHWTKVMGAEPISEKESKEMKRTITKPRPGHADLNGAIKYGHRDIRNVLERSSARETTVRVAAGAVAKQILKELGVEIAGHVLEIGGVKAKHVSNLSMEEIQTITENSPVRCLDKEVEQEMMDAIDNAKSSGDSIGGIVEVIAEGMPIGVGSYVHYDRKLDAKLAGAIMSINAFKGAEIGVGFEAARQPGSKVHDEILWDEEQGYTRKTNNAGGLEGGMTTGMPIVVRGVMKPIPTLYKPLASVDIDTKAAFQASIERSDSCAVPAAGVVAESVVAWELANALVEQFGKDRIELIQQNITQHNKYAKEF encoded by the coding sequence ATGAGATACATTACAGCTGGAGAATCACATGGACCGCAGTTAACAGTTATTTTAGAAGGTGTGCCAGCAGGTTTAACATTAACAGCGGAACATATTAATAAAGAATTATTAAGAAGACAAAAAGGGCACGGACGCGGAAGACGTATGCAAATTGAAACGGATACAGTTGAAATTGTAAGTGGTGTTCGTCATGGGATGACACTTGGCTCACCGATAACGCTAATCGTAAAAAATGATGATTTCAAACATTGGACGAAAGTAATGGGTGCAGAGCCAATTTCGGAAAAAGAAAGTAAAGAAATGAAACGTACAATTACAAAACCACGTCCAGGACATGCAGATTTAAATGGAGCAATTAAATACGGACATCGTGATATAAGAAACGTACTAGAGCGCTCATCCGCAAGAGAAACGACAGTTCGTGTAGCCGCTGGTGCAGTCGCGAAACAAATTTTAAAAGAATTAGGCGTAGAAATTGCAGGGCATGTACTTGAAATTGGCGGAGTAAAAGCAAAACATGTTTCAAACTTATCAATGGAAGAAATTCAAACGATTACTGAAAACTCACCAGTTCGATGTTTAGATAAAGAAGTAGAACAAGAAATGATGGATGCGATTGATAACGCAAAAAGTAGCGGAGATTCAATCGGCGGTATTGTTGAAGTCATTGCAGAAGGAATGCCGATTGGCGTTGGTAGTTACGTTCATTACGATCGTAAATTAGATGCCAAACTTGCTGGTGCGATTATGAGTATTAATGCATTTAAAGGTGCTGAAATTGGCGTTGGTTTTGAAGCAGCAAGGCAGCCAGGAAGTAAAGTGCATGATGAAATTTTATGGGATGAAGAACAAGGATACACGAGAAAAACGAATAATGCAGGTGGTTTAGAAGGTGGTATGACAACAGGTATGCCAATTGTCGTTAGAGGTGTTATGAAACCAATACCTACATTATACAAACCGTTAGCAAGTGTTGATATTGATACGAAAGCAGCTTTCCAGGCGAGTATTGAAAGATCTGATAGTTGTGCAGTACCAGCAGCTGGAGTAGTAGCTGAATCTGTTGTAGCATGGGAACTTGCAAATGCACTAGTCGAACAATTCGGAAAAGATCGTATAGAGTTAATTCAGCAAAACATTACGCAACATAATAAATACGCAAAAGAATTTTAA
- a CDS encoding cysteine hydrolase family protein, whose amino-acid sequence MKKALIVIDVQAGMYTAGMPVHNGEKFLEILQELIGECRSNDIPVIYVQHNGPKDRPLEKGTDGWRIHAAIAPQEGDNIVEKTTPDSFHKTNLNEVLQEKEIEHVIISGMQTEYCVDTTTRRAFSEGYKVTLVSDAHSTFNTDVLRAEGIVKHHNVVFGAFADVVTLKDLKETVSK is encoded by the coding sequence ATGAAAAAAGCTTTAATAGTAATTGATGTGCAAGCAGGTATGTACACAGCGGGAATGCCAGTACATAACGGGGAAAAGTTTTTAGAAATATTACAAGAACTTATTGGGGAATGTCGGTCTAATGATATTCCAGTTATTTATGTCCAACATAACGGTCCTAAAGACCGTCCGTTAGAAAAAGGTACGGATGGATGGCGAATTCATGCGGCCATCGCTCCGCAAGAAGGAGATAATATTGTTGAAAAGACGACACCAGATTCATTCCATAAGACGAACTTAAACGAAGTATTACAAGAAAAAGAAATTGAACATGTTATCATTTCAGGAATGCAAACAGAGTACTGTGTGGATACGACAACGCGAAGAGCGTTTAGTGAAGGGTATAAAGTAACGTTAGTGAGTGATGCACATAGTACGTTTAATACAGACGTGTTACGTGCGGAAGGCATTGTAAAGCATCATAATGTAGTGTTTGGAGCATTTGCTGATGTTGTTACATTAAAAGATTTGAAAGAAACTGTCTCTAAATAA
- a CDS encoding bifunctional 3-deoxy-7-phosphoheptulonate synthase/chorismate mutase, producing the protein MANHELDQLRKQVDEINLQLLHLLNKRGEIVQKIGEQKQVQGTKRFDPVREREVLDMIAENNEGPFETSTVQHIFKTIFKASLELQEDDNRKALLVSRKKKKENTIVDVKGELIGNGTQTFIMGPCAVESLEQVRQVGQAMKDQGLKLMRGGAFKPRTSPYDFQGLGVEGLQILRQVADEFDLAIISEILNPNDVEMALDYVDVIQVGARNMQNFDLLRAVGKINKPVLLKRGLAATIDEFINAAEYIIAQGNDQIILCERGIRTYERATRNTLDISAVPILKKETHLPVIVDVTHSTGRRDLLLPTAKAALAIGADAVMAEVHPDPAVALSDSAQQMDIPEFHKFMEELKGFKNKLS; encoded by the coding sequence ATGGCAAATCATGAATTAGATCAATTACGTAAACAAGTAGATGAAATTAACTTACAACTATTACACCTTTTAAATAAACGTGGTGAAATCGTTCAAAAAATTGGGGAGCAAAAGCAAGTACAAGGTACGAAACGTTTTGATCCAGTACGTGAGCGTGAAGTACTTGATATGATCGCAGAGAATAACGAAGGACCATTCGAAACATCAACAGTTCAACATATTTTCAAAACAATCTTCAAAGCTAGCTTAGAATTACAAGAAGATGATAACCGTAAAGCATTACTAGTATCACGTAAAAAGAAAAAAGAAAACACAATCGTTGATGTAAAAGGTGAATTGATTGGTAACGGAACACAAACGTTCATCATGGGACCTTGTGCGGTAGAAAGCTTAGAGCAAGTTCGCCAAGTAGGGCAAGCGATGAAAGACCAAGGCTTAAAATTAATGCGCGGTGGTGCTTTCAAACCGAGAACATCTCCATACGATTTCCAAGGTTTAGGAGTAGAAGGATTACAAATTTTACGCCAAGTAGCAGATGAGTTCGACTTAGCGATCATCAGTGAGATTTTAAATCCAAACGATGTTGAAATGGCATTAGACTACGTTGATGTAATTCAAGTTGGTGCACGTAACATGCAAAACTTTGATTTATTACGAGCTGTAGGTAAAATTAACAAGCCAGTATTATTAAAACGTGGATTAGCAGCAACAATTGATGAGTTCATTAACGCAGCTGAATACATCATTGCACAAGGTAACGACCAAATTATTCTATGTGAGCGCGGTATCCGCACATACGAAAGAGCAACACGTAACACATTAGACATTTCTGCTGTACCGATTTTAAAGAAAGAAACACATTTACCAGTTATCGTTGACGTAACACATTCAACTGGACGTAGAGATTTATTATTACCAACGGCGAAAGCAGCACTTGCAATTGGCGCAGATGCAGTAATGGCTGAAGTACATCCAGATCCAGCAGTTGCATTATCAGATTCTGCACAACAAATGGATATTCCAGAATTCCATAAATTCATGGAAGAGTTAAAAGGATTCAAAAATAAATTATCTTAA